A genomic stretch from Hemitrygon akajei chromosome 10, sHemAka1.3, whole genome shotgun sequence includes:
- the LOC140734097 gene encoding regulator of cell cycle RGCC-like — protein sequence MSSSDTGKSVWDEVEFDAVLNEFNVIIDDLSCSAKAGDQYEEHLNQMKRMCATSAADSGIDDPESTGSSVSSSLNCSVEKLNSIDTTTSKAKLGDTKDLEDLIADLDQTLAEMM from the exons ATGAGTTCATCCGACACAGGCAAATCCG TGTGGGACGAGGTGGAATTCGACGCTGTTCTCAATGAGTTCAATGTGATCATTGACGATCTCTCGTGCTCTGCAAAAGCTGGTGATcagtatgaggagcacttgaatCAAATGAAAAGGATGTGTGCGACTAGTGCTgcggatagtggaattgatgaccCAGAAA GCACGGGATCATCTGTTAGCAGCAGCTTAAACTGCAGTGTCGAGAAGCTGAACTCCATAGACACAACAACAAGCAAAG CTAAACTTGGAGACACAAAAGATCTGGAGGATTTGATTGCCGACCTGGATCAGACGTTAGCAG